A single Micromonospora luteifusca DNA region contains:
- a CDS encoding helix-turn-helix transcriptional regulator, with amino-acid sequence MRTVLVCVRTPLAAQHLTSAAARLGLSAIVRTAVSDPEVMLRLAERPADVVLADTALTRPDSAGFVRRVLARAPQAAVVLLGTEESEAAAATISAGARGLIQNVDHDLTSAVAKALLLLTAPGRASRQRITDPARDTAAVGGSGRSGPSPRGSGEPGWGAAPGEGQAGVPSVPVQRGDDEPEPATGESATDQSDSTRPTPNARSARASIGLTERELQVLLGMAEGKSNAEIGRELFVSEDTVKTHARRLFRKLGARDRAHAVAAGFRAGLVA; translated from the coding sequence GTGCGTACCGTTCTTGTGTGCGTTCGGACACCACTCGCGGCCCAGCACCTTACTTCTGCTGCCGCGCGGCTGGGGTTGTCCGCGATCGTCCGTACCGCCGTCTCCGATCCTGAGGTGATGCTGCGGTTGGCTGAGCGACCTGCCGACGTGGTGCTGGCCGACACGGCCCTCACCCGGCCGGACAGCGCCGGCTTCGTCCGTCGGGTGCTGGCCCGCGCGCCGCAGGCCGCGGTGGTGCTGCTCGGCACCGAAGAGTCCGAGGCCGCGGCGGCCACCATCAGCGCCGGCGCCCGGGGTCTCATCCAGAATGTCGACCACGACCTGACCAGTGCGGTGGCCAAGGCTCTGCTGCTGCTCACCGCGCCCGGCCGGGCCTCCCGGCAGCGGATCACCGATCCGGCCCGGGACACCGCGGCGGTGGGTGGCTCGGGTCGCTCCGGGCCGTCGCCGCGTGGCTCCGGTGAGCCCGGCTGGGGCGCCGCGCCCGGCGAGGGGCAGGCGGGTGTGCCGTCGGTGCCGGTGCAGCGGGGTGACGACGAGCCTGAACCTGCGACGGGCGAGTCGGCGACCGATCAGAGCGACTCGACCCGGCCCACCCCGAACGCCCGGTCCGCCCGCGCGTCGATCGGCCTCACCGAGCGTGAGCTTCAGGTGCTGCTGGGCATGGCCGAGGGCAAGAGCAACGCGGAGATCGGTCGGGAGCTGTTCGTCTCGGAGGACACCGTCAAGACGCACGCCCGCCGGTTGTTCCGCAAGCTTGGTGCCCGGGATCGGGCGCACGCGGTGGCAGCCGGTTTCCGGGCTGGCCTGGTCGCCTGA
- a CDS encoding DUF5319 domain-containing protein translates to MHDEPIDPFNGDPADPTAGLEDPGDDATPDPLTDVERQDVLEDLADLEIYQALLAPIGVRGLVIECEDCREPHYFDWDLLRGNLRHLLNSGRPRVHEPAYDPDPDHYVTWDYARGYADGVHDTLTEGTEDEPDTPTVTE, encoded by the coding sequence GTGCACGACGAGCCCATCGACCCGTTCAACGGCGACCCGGCCGATCCGACAGCGGGTCTGGAGGACCCGGGCGACGACGCGACGCCGGATCCACTGACCGACGTCGAGCGGCAGGATGTGTTGGAAGACCTCGCCGACCTGGAGATCTACCAGGCCCTGCTGGCCCCGATCGGGGTCCGTGGCCTGGTGATCGAATGCGAGGACTGCCGGGAGCCGCACTACTTCGACTGGGACCTGCTCCGGGGCAACCTGCGGCACCTGCTCAACTCGGGTCGCCCCCGGGTGCACGAGCCCGCGTACGACCCCGACCCGGACCACTACGTGACCTGGGACTACGCCCGCGGGTACGCGGACGGGGTGCACGACACCCTGACCGAGGGCACCGAGGACGAGCCGGACACCCCGACCGTCACCGAGTGA
- a CDS encoding molybdopterin-dependent oxidoreductase, which translates to MSTTSRRYAALAGVTAAAVAIGIAEPVAVLTGPRSAPLVAVGGVVVDAVPESLKQFAIDVFGTADKIALLVLTGLLLGGFAALFGVLAVRRVALGLAGIGAFGAIGVAAALTRPGADAADALPSLVGAGLGALVLWLFIEGPFELDPWPWSPPTPIAQASPADPSSGPPGGPTVGPPSGPSAEPSAEPAVVAGSSALSPVVDPESRRRFLTGSGVLLGTALVGGLGGRWLAGRRGVSAARDAIRLPAPASPAPAVPAGADLSLAQVAPYVSSNFGFYRIDTALVVPQVDPDTWRLRIHGRVGTERTYSYADLLARPLVERYVTLACVSNEVGGDLIGNARWLGVPLRELLDEVEPDADADQVVGRSVDGWTCGTPTAALRDGRDALLAVGMNGEPLPVEHGFPVRMVVPGLYGYVSACKWVTELELTRFADFDAYWVPRGWSAQGPIKTQSRIDTPRRRNRLTTGPVTVAGVAWAQHRGIRQVEVRVDGGEWQQAELAPTVSVDTWVQWSWRWDATPGEHRLQVRATDATGETQTERTQGVVPDGATGWHSVTVTVR; encoded by the coding sequence ATGAGCACCACGTCGCGGCGGTACGCCGCGCTGGCCGGAGTGACCGCCGCCGCTGTCGCGATCGGGATCGCCGAACCGGTGGCAGTGTTGACGGGTCCCCGGTCGGCGCCCCTGGTCGCGGTCGGCGGGGTGGTCGTCGACGCCGTCCCCGAGTCGCTGAAGCAGTTCGCCATCGACGTCTTCGGCACCGCCGACAAGATCGCACTGCTGGTCCTCACGGGCCTGTTGCTCGGAGGGTTCGCCGCGCTGTTCGGTGTACTGGCGGTCCGCCGGGTCGCGCTCGGCCTGGCCGGCATCGGCGCGTTCGGTGCCATCGGTGTGGCCGCCGCGCTGACCCGCCCCGGTGCGGATGCCGCCGACGCCCTGCCGTCACTGGTCGGTGCCGGCCTGGGCGCCCTGGTGCTCTGGCTGTTCATCGAAGGCCCGTTCGAGCTGGACCCCTGGCCCTGGTCACCACCCACCCCGATCGCACAGGCGTCGCCAGCCGACCCGTCCTCTGGGCCTCCAGGTGGGCCCACGGTTGGGCCTCCGTCTGGGCCCTCGGCCGAGCCCTCGGCTGAGCCTGCGGTGGTGGCCGGGTCGAGCGCGCTGTCGCCGGTCGTCGACCCGGAGTCGAGGCGACGGTTCCTCACCGGCAGTGGGGTGCTGCTCGGCACGGCCCTGGTCGGCGGTCTCGGTGGACGTTGGCTCGCCGGCCGACGCGGAGTGTCCGCCGCCCGGGACGCGATCCGGTTGCCCGCGCCGGCCTCCCCCGCGCCGGCCGTGCCGGCCGGCGCGGACCTCTCGCTGGCACAGGTAGCGCCCTACGTCAGTTCGAACTTCGGGTTCTACCGGATCGACACCGCGCTCGTGGTGCCCCAGGTGGACCCGGACACCTGGCGGCTGCGAATCCACGGACGGGTCGGCACCGAGCGCACCTACAGCTACGCGGACCTGCTGGCCCGGCCGCTCGTCGAGCGGTACGTGACGCTGGCCTGCGTCTCCAACGAGGTGGGCGGGGACCTGATCGGCAACGCCCGCTGGCTCGGCGTACCCCTTCGCGAATTGCTGGACGAAGTCGAGCCGGACGCGGACGCCGACCAGGTCGTCGGCCGGTCGGTCGACGGCTGGACCTGCGGCACCCCCACCGCCGCGCTGCGCGACGGGCGGGACGCGCTGTTGGCGGTCGGCATGAACGGCGAGCCGCTGCCGGTCGAGCACGGCTTCCCGGTCCGGATGGTGGTGCCCGGCCTCTACGGGTACGTGTCAGCCTGCAAGTGGGTGACCGAGCTGGAGCTGACCCGGTTCGCCGACTTCGACGCGTACTGGGTGCCGCGTGGCTGGTCCGCCCAAGGGCCGATCAAGACTCAGTCGCGGATCGACACGCCCCGGCGGCGCAACCGCCTGACCACCGGGCCGGTGACCGTCGCTGGGGTGGCCTGGGCGCAACACCGGGGCATCCGCCAAGTCGAGGTACGCGTCGACGGCGGAGAGTGGCAGCAGGCAGAGCTGGCACCGACCGTGTCGGTGGACACCTGGGTCCAGTGGTCCTGGCGCTGGGACGCCACGCCGGGCGAGCACCGGCTCCAGGTCCGGGCGACGGACGCAACCGGCGAGACCCAGACCGAGCGTACGCAGGGCGTGGTCCCGGACGGCGCCACTGGCTGGCACTCGGTCACCGTCACCGTCCGCTGA
- a CDS encoding low temperature requirement protein A, with the protein MEARRPGRRSLIHGYGVARRASWLELFFDLVFVVAVLRLGQRLVEDPSARGVLVFAGLISVIWWLWFSFSYFADLFDDDRPPSRLAQLTAMLGVLALAASLPGGAAADASRFAVIYGLLLALLTVMYAFVGWLDVEAREFCWWNATGFLLAAGLWCGSLLVSPPTRYGVWSAALVVNATIAGPLAYALVRRAPTQTSHMPERFGLFTIVVLGEAVLSVANGIDATGWHGVSVAIGIGGFVIASGVWWVYFVATFDSEAGNRALRGGRQAVVRSYLYAYGHLLVYAAIVTAGVAVELAAEEAANRGPGHDVAGRLLGGSQLVMIVGCVIIYRGISLPVSRWVALAQAGVGLVALVVALGGLPPLAAVWLVAAAWVVLAVVEQRAASGRSR; encoded by the coding sequence GTGGAGGCCCGGCGTCCCGGCAGGCGCTCCCTGATCCATGGCTACGGCGTGGCGCGCCGGGCCAGCTGGCTGGAGCTCTTCTTCGACCTGGTGTTCGTGGTCGCGGTGCTCCGGCTCGGTCAGCGGCTGGTGGAGGATCCGTCGGCCCGCGGAGTGCTGGTTTTCGCCGGCCTGATCAGCGTGATCTGGTGGCTCTGGTTCAGCTTCTCCTATTTCGCTGACCTCTTCGACGATGACCGCCCACCGAGCCGCCTGGCGCAGCTGACCGCGATGCTGGGGGTGCTGGCGTTGGCGGCTTCCCTCCCCGGTGGCGCCGCTGCCGACGCCAGCCGCTTCGCGGTGATCTACGGCCTGCTGCTGGCGCTGCTCACCGTGATGTATGCGTTCGTGGGCTGGCTCGATGTCGAGGCACGGGAATTCTGCTGGTGGAACGCCACCGGCTTCCTGCTCGCCGCCGGGCTCTGGTGTGGTTCGCTCCTGGTGTCCCCACCGACGCGGTACGGGGTCTGGAGCGCCGCACTCGTCGTCAACGCCACGATCGCCGGACCACTGGCCTACGCCCTGGTACGCCGGGCGCCGACCCAGACGTCCCACATGCCCGAGCGGTTCGGTCTCTTCACCATCGTCGTGCTCGGAGAGGCGGTCCTGTCGGTCGCGAACGGGATCGACGCCACGGGTTGGCACGGTGTCTCGGTGGCGATCGGGATCGGCGGGTTCGTCATCGCCAGCGGGGTCTGGTGGGTGTACTTCGTCGCCACGTTCGACAGCGAAGCGGGAAACAGGGCCCTGCGCGGCGGGCGGCAGGCGGTGGTCCGGAGCTACCTCTACGCCTACGGGCACCTGTTGGTCTACGCCGCGATCGTCACCGCTGGTGTCGCCGTCGAGTTGGCGGCGGAGGAGGCGGCCAACCGAGGTCCCGGACATGATGTGGCCGGGCGACTGCTGGGCGGCAGTCAGCTGGTGATGATCGTCGGTTGCGTCATCATCTACCGGGGAATCAGCCTGCCGGTCAGCCGCTGGGTCGCGCTGGCTCAGGCCGGGGTGGGACTCGTCGCGCTGGTGGTCGCGCTGGGGGGACTGCCGCCGCTTGCGGCGGTGTGGCTCGTGGCTGCGGCGTGGGTGGTGCTGGCGGTCGTCGAACAACGTGCCGCTTCGGGCCGGTCCCGTTGA
- a CDS encoding SDR family NAD(P)-dependent oxidoreductase has protein sequence MTDLRGKSALVTGGNSGIGRATALALATLGAHVVISGRDETRGGDVVREIRAAGGQADFLVADLRDEASARSLAAQTRQLVGQVDVLVNNAGIYPFGPTEQTTEQDFDSVFALNVKAPYFLVAELAPEMAKRGHGTIINLTTMVAEFGQAGMSLYGSSKAALVLLTKSWAAEYGPQGVRVNAVSPGPTRTEGTAGMGENLDQLAAMAPAGRPGSAEEIAEAVAFLATERSSFVHGAVLPVDGGRIAV, from the coding sequence ATGACAGACCTTCGAGGAAAGTCGGCGCTGGTAACCGGTGGCAACAGCGGTATCGGCCGGGCGACTGCGCTGGCGTTGGCCACGCTCGGTGCCCATGTGGTGATCTCCGGGCGGGACGAGACCCGGGGTGGCGACGTGGTCCGGGAAATCCGTGCGGCGGGCGGACAGGCGGACTTCCTGGTCGCCGATCTGCGTGACGAGGCCTCGGCCCGGTCCCTGGCCGCACAGACCAGGCAACTCGTCGGGCAGGTGGACGTACTGGTCAACAACGCCGGTATCTACCCGTTCGGCCCCACCGAGCAGACCACCGAGCAGGACTTCGACTCGGTGTTCGCGCTGAACGTGAAGGCCCCGTACTTCCTGGTCGCCGAACTCGCGCCGGAGATGGCGAAGCGCGGCCATGGCACGATCATCAACCTGACGACCATGGTCGCCGAGTTCGGTCAGGCGGGGATGAGCCTCTACGGGTCGAGCAAGGCCGCGCTGGTCCTGCTCACGAAGTCCTGGGCCGCCGAGTACGGGCCTCAGGGCGTTCGGGTGAACGCGGTAAGCCCCGGCCCGACCCGCACCGAGGGCACCGCCGGCATGGGCGAGAACCTCGACCAGCTGGCCGCCATGGCGCCGGCCGGCCGGCCCGGTTCGGCCGAGGAGATCGCCGAGGCGGTCGCCTTCCTGGCAACCGAGCGGTCGAGCTTCGTGCACGGCGCGGTGCTGCCCGTCGATGGTGGACGAATCGCCGTCTGA
- a CDS encoding LysR family transcriptional regulator: MRAFVAVAEEGSLSAAARRLHVSQPALSQSMNTLERQLGVQLLIRGSTGVQATEAGTTLLDEARAVLARHDQAVTAVARHTSVGDSVLRLGIPLELPTDLLSRPLTDLAAAYPGIKVQARHMSTAAQVAALRAGDIDVGLVRERPIGPDLDAVLVVEERLGVLLSSEQAAKITGPDGIRLDALAGLSWVGFPRSGSPAWYDELTAILRSHGLDLGPAAPEGQELIPAVKLAAVTAGAAFALAPPNWSPPIPDLVTWSPLVGHPLVRRTWAAWPADSHRRDLGRFVAALELRGPE, from the coding sequence ATGCGGGCATTCGTTGCGGTCGCTGAGGAGGGGAGCCTGTCTGCGGCCGCGCGCAGACTGCACGTGAGCCAGCCCGCCCTGTCGCAGAGCATGAACACCCTGGAGCGACAGCTCGGCGTGCAGCTGCTAATTCGTGGCAGCACCGGAGTGCAGGCCACCGAGGCGGGCACCACGTTGCTCGACGAGGCTCGCGCGGTGCTCGCCCGACACGACCAGGCGGTCACCGCCGTCGCCCGGCACACCTCCGTTGGCGACAGCGTGCTCAGGCTCGGAATTCCGCTGGAACTCCCCACCGACCTGCTCTCCCGGCCGCTGACCGACCTCGCCGCGGCGTACCCGGGCATCAAGGTGCAGGCCCGCCACATGTCCACCGCCGCCCAGGTCGCCGCACTGCGGGCCGGTGACATCGATGTCGGACTGGTCCGGGAACGCCCGATCGGGCCGGACCTGGATGCCGTGCTGGTCGTGGAGGAACGACTGGGTGTGCTCCTGTCCAGCGAACAGGCCGCGAAGATCACCGGGCCGGACGGGATCCGGCTCGATGCGCTGGCCGGGCTGAGCTGGGTGGGCTTCCCCCGCTCCGGGAGCCCCGCCTGGTACGACGAACTCACCGCGATCCTGCGAAGCCACGGGCTGGATCTCGGCCCGGCCGCGCCGGAAGGACAGGAACTCATCCCCGCGGTGAAGCTCGCCGCGGTGACCGCCGGCGCGGCCTTCGCTCTGGCGCCCCCCAACTGGTCCCCACCGATACCCGACCTGGTCACGTGGTCACCGCTGGTCGGGCATCCCCTGGTCCGGCGTACCTGGGCGGCCTGGCCGGCCGACTCCCACCGGCGCGACCTCGGCCGTTTCGTCGCCGCACTGGAACTGCGGGGCCCGGAGTAA
- a CDS encoding GuaB3 family IMP dehydrogenase-related protein has translation MRDVVEIGLGKTAQRGYHLDDIAIVPSRRTRDVDDVSTSWQLDAYPFGIPCVGHPSDATMSPSSAVRLGQLGGLGVLNVEGLWTRYENPTKVLDELAGLGEDARATKRLQEVYAEPIRPDLIAERVRELRAGGGTVAVRVSPQHTLALAPVILDAGVDILVIQGTIVSAEHVSTTDEPLNLKEFIADLDLPVIVGGCTDYKTALHLMRTGAAGVIVGIGGDEWSTTESVLGIRVPMASAIADAAAARRDYLDETGGRYVHLIADGDIQTSGDIAKALGCGADAVMLGEPLSLCDEAPAGGAWWHSAASHPSLPRGAFEVAGEPLGSMEQLLFGPADEADGQLNLFGGLRRAMAKCGYRDLKEFQKVGLVLDR, from the coding sequence ATGCGTGACGTGGTCGAGATCGGGCTGGGCAAGACCGCGCAGCGCGGCTACCACCTGGACGACATCGCCATCGTGCCGAGCCGCCGTACCCGGGACGTCGATGACGTCTCGACCTCGTGGCAGCTCGACGCGTACCCGTTCGGCATCCCGTGCGTCGGCCACCCCTCCGACGCCACCATGAGCCCTTCGTCGGCGGTGCGGCTCGGTCAGCTCGGCGGTCTCGGCGTGCTCAACGTCGAGGGGCTCTGGACCCGCTACGAGAACCCGACCAAGGTGCTGGACGAACTGGCTGGCCTCGGTGAGGACGCCCGCGCCACCAAGCGGCTCCAGGAGGTGTACGCGGAGCCGATCCGCCCGGACCTCATCGCCGAGCGGGTCCGCGAGCTGCGCGCCGGTGGCGGGACGGTGGCGGTGCGGGTCTCTCCGCAGCACACCCTCGCGCTGGCGCCGGTGATCCTGGACGCCGGGGTGGACATCCTGGTCATCCAGGGCACCATCGTCTCGGCCGAGCACGTGTCGACCACCGACGAGCCGTTGAACCTCAAGGAGTTCATCGCCGACCTCGACCTGCCGGTGATCGTCGGCGGTTGCACGGACTACAAGACCGCTCTGCACCTGATGCGTACCGGTGCAGCCGGCGTGATCGTGGGCATCGGTGGCGACGAGTGGTCGACCACCGAGTCGGTGCTGGGCATCCGGGTGCCGATGGCCTCCGCGATCGCCGACGCGGCGGCGGCCCGCCGCGACTATCTCGACGAGACCGGCGGCCGGTACGTGCACCTGATCGCCGACGGCGACATCCAGACCTCGGGCGACATCGCCAAGGCGCTCGGTTGCGGCGCGGACGCGGTGATGCTCGGCGAGCCGCTGTCGCTCTGCGACGAGGCACCCGCCGGTGGTGCCTGGTGGCACTCGGCGGCGAGCCACCCGTCGCTGCCCCGGGGTGCCTTCGAGGTTGCCGGTGAGCCGCTCGGGTCGATGGAGCAGCTGCTCTTCGGCCCGGCGGACGAGGCCGACGGTCAGCTCAACCTGTTCGGGGGGCTGCGTCGGGCCATGGCCAAGTGCGGCTACCGCGACCTGAAGGAGTTCCAGAAGGTCGGCCTGGTCCTCGACCGCTGA
- a CDS encoding WhiB family transcriptional regulator, with amino-acid sequence MSNVRRLPGPIVDLWDWQRLGACRGRDSAQFFHPDGERGSSRLRRESAAKSVCRTCPVRAECAAHALSVREPYGVWGGFSESERLRLLAVGWEDLADRRHARVDVARLEARLGRPHKSTVPAQRNVA; translated from the coding sequence ATGTCGAACGTACGTAGACTGCCCGGACCCATCGTCGATCTCTGGGACTGGCAGCGGCTCGGTGCCTGCCGAGGGCGGGACAGCGCCCAGTTCTTCCACCCCGACGGTGAGCGAGGCTCATCCCGACTGCGTCGCGAGTCCGCCGCCAAGTCGGTCTGCCGCACCTGCCCGGTGCGGGCCGAGTGCGCCGCGCACGCGCTGTCCGTCCGCGAGCCGTACGGCGTGTGGGGTGGCTTCAGCGAGTCCGAGCGACTGCGGCTGCTCGCCGTCGGCTGGGAGGACCTCGCTGACCGCCGGCACGCCCGGGTCGACGTCGCACGGCTGGAGGCCCGCCTGGGCCGCCCACACAAGTCGACTGTCCCGGCCCAGCGCAACGTCGCCTGA
- the guaB gene encoding IMP dehydrogenase, with protein sequence MENSPSANFAAGAEYADLGGHLPELPTGSARVVPLGLTFDDVLLQPGESDVAPSEVVTRTRLTREIEIAIPLVSSAMDTVTEARMAIAMARNGGIGVLHRNLSMEDQAQQVDLVKRSESGMITNPVTCSPEDTVRDVDRLCAKFRISGLPVTDANGALVGIITNRDMRFVSDPSTPVHEVMTKLPLITAPVGVSKADALDLLRKHKVEKLPLVDEGGRLRGLITVKDFTKSEQFPLATKDSSGRLRVAAAIGFGEESYKRARTLVDAGVDVVVVDVAHGHSRAIVEMIQRLKRETDVQVIGGNSATYAGARALAEAGADAVKVGVGPGSICTTRVVAGVGVPQITAIMEAARACRPLGVPVIGDGGMQYSGDIAKALVAGADSVMLGSLLAGCEESPGELIFINGKQYKSYRGMGSLGAMQSRGVQKSYSKDRYFQDDVISDEKLIPEGIEGQVPYRGPLATVAHQLVGGLRQGMFYSGAPTIPELHRRGQLIRITAAGLKESHPHDVQMTVEAPNYHSR encoded by the coding sequence GTGGAAAATTCGCCCAGCGCCAACTTTGCGGCCGGCGCCGAGTACGCCGACCTGGGCGGCCACCTGCCCGAGTTGCCGACCGGCTCTGCCCGGGTGGTTCCACTCGGTCTCACCTTCGACGACGTGCTGTTGCAGCCGGGCGAGTCGGACGTGGCCCCCAGCGAGGTGGTCACCCGCACCCGGCTGACCCGGGAGATCGAGATCGCCATCCCGCTGGTCTCCAGCGCGATGGACACGGTGACCGAGGCGCGCATGGCGATCGCGATGGCCCGCAACGGCGGCATCGGCGTGCTGCACCGCAACCTCTCGATGGAGGACCAGGCCCAGCAGGTCGACCTGGTGAAGCGCTCGGAGTCGGGCATGATCACCAACCCGGTGACCTGCTCGCCGGAGGACACGGTGCGCGATGTCGACCGGCTCTGCGCGAAGTTCCGAATTTCCGGGCTGCCGGTGACCGACGCCAACGGCGCCCTGGTGGGGATCATCACCAACCGCGACATGCGGTTCGTGTCCGACCCGTCCACCCCGGTCCACGAGGTCATGACCAAGCTCCCGCTGATCACCGCGCCGGTCGGAGTCAGTAAGGCCGACGCGCTCGACCTGCTGCGCAAGCACAAGGTCGAGAAGCTGCCGCTGGTCGACGAGGGCGGCCGGCTGCGCGGCCTGATCACCGTGAAGGACTTCACCAAGAGCGAGCAGTTCCCGCTGGCGACGAAGGACTCGTCGGGTCGGCTGCGGGTCGCCGCCGCGATCGGCTTCGGCGAGGAGTCGTACAAGCGGGCTCGAACCCTCGTCGACGCCGGGGTGGACGTGGTCGTGGTGGACGTGGCGCACGGCCACAGCCGGGCCATCGTGGAGATGATCCAGCGCCTGAAGCGCGAGACCGACGTGCAGGTGATCGGTGGCAACTCGGCCACCTACGCCGGGGCCCGCGCCCTGGCCGAGGCCGGTGCGGATGCCGTCAAGGTCGGGGTCGGCCCCGGGTCGATCTGCACGACCCGGGTCGTCGCCGGGGTCGGCGTACCGCAGATCACCGCGATCATGGAGGCGGCCCGGGCATGCCGGCCGCTGGGTGTGCCGGTGATCGGCGACGGCGGGATGCAGTATTCCGGCGACATCGCCAAGGCCCTCGTCGCCGGTGCCGACTCGGTGATGCTGGGCAGCCTGCTCGCGGGCTGCGAGGAGAGCCCGGGTGAGCTGATCTTCATCAACGGCAAGCAGTACAAGTCCTACCGGGGGATGGGCTCGCTCGGCGCCATGCAGAGCCGAGGCGTGCAGAAGTCCTACTCCAAGGACCGCTACTTCCAGGACGACGTGATCTCCGACGAGAAGCTGATCCCGGAGGGCATCGAGGGGCAGGTCCCCTACCGTGGCCCGCTCGCCACCGTCGCCCACCAGCTTGTCGGCGGCCTGCGACAGGGCATGTTCTACAGTGGCGCCCCGACCATCCCCGAGCTGCACCGGCGCGGCCAGCTGATCCGGATCACCGCGGCGGGCTTGAAGGAGAGCCACCCGCACGACGTCCAGATGACCGTCGAGGCGCCCAACTACCACTCCCGCTGA
- a CDS encoding sugar phosphate isomerase/epimerase family protein produces the protein MPDHTTPDASPTGRLSRRSLLAASAGAAAAIGAAGLPVLATGTPALANPKSKLRVEPLIPAKNRGIILYSVRDRITAAPDDSGVPYGFERVLARLAEIGYKEIEFAGYTQSTEILGRQITPAEIRKILDDNGLVANGTHASIQPATFQQQLDIAEELGMKNIGTGSDPTNSAYKAEWDAAADIWNELGRQARARGMRLYTHNHDTAYSFLIDRGPRDAQGRQTRSSGVRRLEYFFEITDPRYVFFELDIYWAYVARYRHQKYVNPAGQEVTDLFDPILTVADRTTRFPLFHAKDGDRDTSVPNGYQMTPLGEGDLNFQQFFQTIGERNFHHANWEMDTAPGGTENRGQSLDFAATSYRNMSDLTIYLDK, from the coding sequence ATGCCCGACCACACCACCCCCGATGCCTCCCCCACCGGCCGGCTCAGCCGCCGGTCCCTGCTCGCGGCCTCGGCCGGCGCCGCCGCCGCGATCGGCGCGGCCGGCCTGCCGGTTCTCGCCACCGGCACCCCCGCGCTCGCCAACCCGAAGAGCAAGCTGCGGGTCGAGCCGCTGATCCCGGCCAAGAACCGCGGCATCATCCTCTACAGCGTCCGCGACCGGATCACGGCCGCGCCCGACGACAGCGGGGTGCCCTACGGCTTCGAGCGCGTCCTCGCACGGCTCGCCGAGATCGGCTACAAGGAGATCGAGTTCGCCGGCTACACCCAGAGCACCGAGATCCTCGGCCGGCAGATCACCCCCGCCGAGATTCGCAAGATCCTCGACGACAACGGGCTGGTGGCCAACGGCACCCACGCCTCGATCCAGCCGGCCACCTTCCAGCAGCAGCTGGACATCGCCGAGGAACTCGGCATGAAGAACATCGGCACCGGCAGCGACCCGACCAACAGCGCGTACAAGGCCGAGTGGGACGCCGCCGCGGACATCTGGAACGAGCTGGGCCGACAGGCCCGAGCCCGGGGCATGCGGCTTTACACGCACAACCACGACACCGCGTACAGCTTCCTGATCGACCGTGGCCCGCGCGACGCGCAGGGCCGGCAGACCCGGTCCTCCGGCGTCCGCCGCCTGGAGTACTTCTTCGAGATCACCGACCCGCGGTACGTCTTCTTCGAACTCGACATCTACTGGGCCTACGTTGCCCGCTACCGGCACCAGAAGTACGTCAACCCGGCCGGCCAGGAGGTGACCGACCTGTTCGACCCGATCCTCACCGTGGCCGACCGGACCACCCGGTTCCCGCTCTTCCACGCCAAGGACGGCGACCGGGACACCAGCGTGCCCAACGGTTACCAGATGACCCCGCTGGGCGAGGGCGACCTCAACTTCCAGCAGTTCTTCCAGACCATCGGCGAGCGCAACTTCCACCACGCCAACTGGGAGATGGACACCGCCCCCGGTGGCACCGAGAACAGGGGACAGTCGCTCGACTTCGCGGCGACCAGCTACCGCAACATGTCCGACCTGACCATCTACCTCGACAAGTGA